TTTTCATATTTATGGAAAAACAGGGAAGTAGTAAGCAGCTAGAAAGTTATTCAGTGTCTGAGCCAGGGAGATGAGACTGCACTCCATCAATCTAAGTTTACAAAGATCATCAGGAGACTTCAATGTGTAAATACCATGAACATACTGGTGCACTCACCTTCTCGTGCTTATAAATTATGTTCTCGGCTTTTGCCAATCCCAGTGCAAGCTGAGTCATTCTTTGTGCATGAATGCTCTCCCTCACTGCACCAGTCAGAAAGGAGGACAGAAGCTGCACCGACCAGCTGTCGGGTATAAGCTGCAAGACACTCGCTGCATCAAATTCAGCAGCATGACTATTTAGGAGATCTACAGCAGCCACAAGCAGTTCATGTTTGGACGGGCTGGAGTTTAGATATGCAGAAAGCAGCATATGAAAAAGCTTCCGCCGGCATGGTGGACCTTTGTTCTCAGAATTCCACATACAGTAGtcctcagcagcagcaaaatctTTCAATTCATGAACTAGGATATGTAAAGCTTTGTCATGCTCTTCCAATTTTCCATACAGTATTGCACACTCCATGTGAAGATTCGTGCCACTGATCTTATCTGTGAAATACACATTTTAAGCAGAAGATTcatcaaggcaagggaatgttatATCTGATCTACATGAAGAGTCTTCAAGGAAAGAAAGTTACTGAAAACCAAGAATAATCCAAAAGATGAACTGTAAGAGCaacattttccctatttcctAGTTATCTTTAGGAATACAATAGGTGGGTACCAAATATCTGTGTGCATGAGAAGACAATTTCTTATGTGCACaatgtacgtgtgtgtgtgtgtgtgtgtgtgtgtgtgtgtgtgtgtgtgtgtgtgtgtgtgtgtgtattagacTCTTAAAACTTTAACTGGCTATAATGCAAGCAATTTAAAATTATCCCATGGCCACCTTCAACTCTGACATCCAAATGTTATTCtctaggtcagcatttctcaatgtctATCCTCTGCCGACCTCTTCGCATGATCCACCTACaggaagtaccattggaagtaagtgctgatgatgtcatcaccagttacctctgggttgagaggccagatgcaacatgacaaacaccagtaagaggctcaggttggacAGGAGTGTGCGAAAAAGCATGcattggagctctgtccaccaagtCCAGATTCCTcacagtgtttgttgcatcacattgcttgtctcactgctgggcagcagatgtctggggggtctcacaagtaccaccagacactacctcaagtaccactggtggtatttataccactggttaagaaatacTGCTCTAGGTCATTTTTGTTTCTCTGTAGAATGTACGAACTCCCCACAGTTGTGTAATACTATTTTATCTCACCTAAAATGAAGTGAATTCTATATAGATCAGATTTCTGTAGAAGACTGCGCAGCTTAGCCTGTGTTGTGGACATCTCCGTGCAGCTCTCTGCACCCTCCTGTGATTTCCCGTGTAGCACTTCTTCCAGGTACAGCACCGCTAGATGGGTGTGGTACTTTTCCTTCTGACAATGTAAAGACAGTCAGTTTCAAGTTAGTCCACAAGCAAGTTAATATTTCAACACAACATTGATTTTCTTGTTAATATTGGTCAAGAATGAGTTCAGAAGAACTGTgtttctgtctctttaaaaatgtatacctgggaacaagccccactgaactcagaggaacttacttctgagcagacgtgaaCTGGATTGTACAGTTAGAAAATTCCATTAACAAAGCTTCTCCAGTACATTACAAGGACAGGAGAGCTTCAGAACATAAAAGGAAAAGAAGCTCAGTGGCCTTCAAAATGATATCAACCAAGAAGAGCATAAATCTTGTTTCAATGGCATTTTACAGCAACACATTTTACCATCCCATTTGTGTCAAACTCATTGAAATCCAGTGACATATCAAGGCTAGTGTTTTGCCTTCTGGGGATAAAATAATATTAAGAATACTTCTGAAGTAGGAGTAGCATGAGGCGTTGGCAAAGTGAGgcactggctgacaatccacctGGCCAGACTGACTCCTGAAACCTCAATAGTGGGGGCAGTGCCCAGTGCATCATGAACtgcccagtgcaaggctttgccccaggaaCCCCAGCAACTGAAATAATGAACAATTAGCTACCCCTAGAAATACTTCGTCCTAACCTCCCACTAACTCAGGGGTGACTGAACTTTCTACTtcagggctcctgaacctttaataaTTGGgtagaggagagaatttcaggaAGTCCAGCTTCTTATGCTGAAATTCCCTGCAGTAACTGTTGGGTCCAATTTTTTAAAGcttctccttaaaaaaaaaaaatccaatcttATATAGGCAtacccccttatctgcaggggttgcGTTCTGGAAGCAGATACCTGAATCCAGGGATATGGACGTCGCTGTCCCCAGGGGGGTGTTCCCTCTCCAGAAgagagggaagctctgctccccgcGCTTCCAGTGGGCCTCTGAGCTAAGCAGAGGCTGAAGACATCTGTTCCTGACCTCTGCCGAGCTTAGACTGAGCTCTACCGaaaaatgcaatttctggtttcaCTTCCAGAGGGGACATGCGCAGTGGTGTGTACGCTGGGGCGGACCCGATCCACAGATTCGCTGGTATGGGAACAGAATTCCCATATTATGCTAACAGAATTTAGCAAAATTTTCGTATTCTGCTAACAGAATTTAGAAGCTGTGAAAGTTAGGAGCCCCACATTCCTTGTGTGAGTGTaagcagatcaggaccattcagcaCTCTCCTACAGTAGCAGTGAGTGATCAGAGCCACAGGAAACTTCAGCAATGTAcaacatcactggggggggggtcaccagaGAAGATCTTGGTCAACTTGGTGACACAAGGTCAACTTGCACCTCACCTTAAAGCAGCTCCCGTCtcagactgggaagggggtaaaTTCAGAATTACTCTGAAGAAATCAAAGAATGGGACAGAATACCACTTTAGCTATTAGCTATACAAGTGCAAAAAACTGCTGTAATGTAAAAGATAATCGTCACTTTTAGAGTCTGAGTTAGCAAGAAGGAGAGAACTGAATATAAGTTCAAAAGCTTGTTATCACCATGGGTACAGTTGTTGCTGTACACCACACGAGACAACAAGAGGAAGAACCTGGAATTTTTGGGTACCTAGGACTTCAGCTCTTGACTTAAGGCTTGAACGGACATGCTAACAATATACGTATTATTGTTACTACAAAGGCACAAGGACTTACTTTTATTCTTCTTTCCAGAACCAAAAACTCTAAATATTTTACTAGTGATTTGGGATATTTGTTAAGGCAGCTGATGACATCCTCTGGATTAAAGCTGTTTTTCTGTTGCTCTTCCTCTGCAGGTCTTTTGGTGAAAATGTATACtccaatctaaaaaaaaaaaaaatgcatttaagaaAACAAGAATTCTGTCTTTACCATTACAAAGCTCTAGTGCCAACCCCCATTACCAGCAGCAATCCCTGCTGCTCCTCAACTTGTTCGTGACATAGACCAAGAAAAGACCCATTCTACATAACGGCCCAAACCAGAACACCGGTAGCCACCGTGCAGCAAAGGGTTTCACTGGAATCAaaaaatggggtggtggtggtgaaaatcCCATTTGGGCATAATAGAAAGGGATGCAAGAGCCAGGGCTGCACTGCTATTTGTCTCTAAAAAATTGGTTGAATGTGTGTACTTAGCTGAGGGTCACAACACTACAGGCTCCAAAGGATGCAACTTAATGAAATATAGGCACACACATTAAAAGTTAACACCCATCTCTGTGCTTTAGGGAAGTCTCACTGTTTAACCTGTTATTTATTAAATTAGAAACCAGAGCTAACAAATGCCCGTGACATCTGAAACGCTGTATCCTACATAGGAGTTCCAATCAATCACATTTTTCTATGTCTAGAAGGCTGAGCTTTCTGTGTTGGGTGTATGGAATCTCCTTGCAACAGGTACCTTGAGAACAATATTTGTATAGTAATTTCTGATTGAGCAAAGCGTGTCACATATTGTGTCCTAACAACTCTGTACAGTTAAGTATTGATATCCTCATCCTACAGCTAGAGAAAAAAAGCTGCAGGGGGAGCGGCTTGCCTTAAGGCTACCTAGCAAGAACTCATAGCAGATATGATATCTGAACTAGGACAGTCccgattcacagttcagtctcctTCACTATGCTAAACCAACTATCTCTATAAATACAATTTGTGAAGTTGCAAGGGAGGAGAACAGTGTCAGGAAAACTGACAGCATTTCACCAGGTAGGGAGTCCTCCCCACCAAATGCTTCTCTTCAAAAACTGCTTTCTTCAGGAGAACCATCAATGCTGTTGAGATTGCTGCAATGGCTGCTGCTATCTCAACCTTCTATTTGCCTACCAAGCAATGACCAAAGATCATCATAACGTCCAGCTTAACAGGCCTGAAGGCAAAGGATCACAAACATGCATGTGCAGGCAAAGGTGAAGCAACAACTGGTCTTCTTccttccactgagctgcagctcaTTCTTATGGCCACCTTTTCATACATAACCCCATCATTTGAAATTTCATACCAATTTCTTCATAATTGTGGAACTTAGCTAGAAGAATAAGATGCAGTAATTATGTATGAACAGACATATGTTTCAGAAGTCTAAGGGAAGAGAAGGACCAAACATTCTAAACATGTCCAAGTAACCATTTCCCAAGAGAATCCAGCCACAAACCTCCTCATTTCGCTGCAAAACCCATTCTGCATACTTCCACACTAGTTCATGATCCAAGCAGGAAGTAAGGAAGTCTACTATATATTCATAGAGATCTGTTCGTGTAGAGTCCTGAATTTCTCCATTAACGATTTTTACCCATAACTAAAGTATAAGAGAAGGAAAATAGTTAGAACTCTGTAACAATCATCTTTGAAAGGTATCTTTATCTCAGACTGTTATTCTGGACACAGTGCCACCACCAAAAGTGGAATTTTCCTGTTCTGAATTTCACCCACCTTTTGATACACTCACCCATTGTGAGCTTCCTGACCAATGCTCAGAATCGTTGGCAAAGGAACAAAATTTGCAGTTCTGCCTTCCCTTATCTTCTGGATGcgactggaagagtcttccactCACGTCTGGGGGGATCTTCTGAAGCCTGggaagcctccctgggcctcagaaggcccccctcctggatgtgaccagaagactcttccagttgtgtctgggacgTACAGGGATGTCCTCCTGATCCACGCTGGGTCAAATCTGTGAGTTCTGAACCTACGGATAAGGAGGGCTGACCTGTACAGCAGGATAGGTAAATAATTCACTTCAGCTGCTTATAGGATGAACCAGACAGAATTAAGTTCAACTATTACACTGTAGAGTAGAGTTCCTCACGGTGGGGCATTTCACAGGACCTAAGCCTAGGGATGAAAATATAGTTGCCAACTATGTTCACTGTGCCATAAAAATGGCTGGAAGCATATAGGATAACCaatgaaaaacaaagagaaaaatcagGGGATTACTAAATCATAGCTGGGCTAAGATGGCAGACTGCCATTTACCCAAGTAGGTACAGCCAAGCTGTACCAAAATTGGGGCTCACTACCATGGGCACACACTGGAGATAACTGTGGAGATACATGGATTCCATTCCTTCTCCATTAACTCAGCAACAACAAAAGGTTATTTTAGCTTAAACAACTGGGATAGCATCCAAAGTAACACTTCCAGGAATGTAAGTGCACCAACAGGAATGCAAGCTTCCTCCAAGAACAGGAGGCAAAATTCTATTTCTCTCACAGACAGCACCACTTCCACTTGTGCAAGGGCACACTGCCCAAGAGTAACACTCCTTCCATTCTTAAGGGGAGCTTATGTACAAAGAGCATGCTTCCATACACAGAAGTGTTATTCCAGATGCAaactgcagtatttttttttaatgaaaacttAAATACATCCACAAGCAACAGTTTCCAGTGGCCACTACTGGATCTGAAACACAAGATAAGCAAAACACCAACACATTGCTTTAATTCACTGTAGGCTTATCTGCACCCTCTCACCTGTAGCGCTGCAGCATCTTGACCGTTTGAGTGATACAGCAGCCCAAGAGCAAAAAACCTGGATGAAAAGCAAATGAAACAGCAAATTACTAGAGTTAGTTTAGTATTTATGAAGCAAGTTTAAAACAGTATGCTTTCTAATATTCATACAATCAATTCTTGCAAAGCTTCTGCATAGCAAGTCTATATTATTCCCTTGTTACACAGTCCAAATTTCTACTTTGGATTACTATTTCTGGGGAAAGCAGCAGAAGCAAGATACAGCTATTAATATCCATGCATATTAAGGGTCTGAAATGACTAGAGACCAGCCATTTCTCCCCCAAACTAAAGAAACAGATTCTCAAATATTGCCGTAATAAGCCTCCTTATATGAAGGAATATTAAGTATTAGAACACTTAGAATAAGTGTTAGAacaaaaatacacacaaaacaagCAACCCAACAACCTATTAGCCATACCTTAGGGATTGGCTTTAGGGATTCAATCCAGCCATGAAGCCCTTAACTCATTTCTAAGAactgttttattatctatttcaGTGCATGTCTGCTGACCACAAGTCAAGACATGGACAAACAAGGGTAGGTGCATAAGGGGAGAATGCTGACAAAGCCTCTGTTGCTGTTCATATGGGGACAACTGGCCACATTTCACAGCTCAGACACAAGTAAAACAGCGAGAACAATGTCTCTGGCTCTTCACTCCATGCTCAACACAAAATGCTTACATTCTTACAACTGACACAATAGTTCCAGTAAATGCTGGAACGCTGCAGTTACGGACACCTCAGTGATATTATACAGCTGGGTCAAGGTCTTCAGAAGAAAAATAAACTGCTAGGAAATCAGGTTCCCTCTCTGAGTTATGCAGGTGTTGTAAAGCAAGGAGAGGTGGACAGTCTTGAGAATTACATGGTCATTTGTAATTTATAAAAAGTGAAGATGCTTATTTTGGCAATGCAGAGTGGGCCAAATTAAATAATCATACAGTTAAGTGacttgagggctggggaaggagCATTAATATTGTCATAATGTTCCTTTCTTTGTTTAGAAaatgtgttctttaaaaaaagatttcaaaaaatgtatttaaagtaGCTGATCAGGGGTCCCATATTGTTCAAAAGAGACAGGGGCTCCAGGTTCAACATGTTAAAAATGGACAGGAAAGAATGGATGTAACTGGGTCTCCATGAAGATGCCCACGTCTCACTTTGCAAATTGTATTCTAAAGGATATGAAACAAGCTCTAAAGCAGAGGTCTCTAAaattttcagtatgagggccacagaATATATTTACAAATGATcaaaggccagaaaaaaaatcagttttataaataaaaaatacaatttaactGAATTACccccatttttctcctcctttcttccaataccaccccaccccacccacatcACCACCTTCTTGGGCAGATATGTCAACAAGATGCCAGTATTTTGTTATCCAATGTACTTTGTTAACAAGTCTGTCCGATTACCCAGTGCATCAGCAGGTTGCTGTAGGCTAGAACATTAAGGCTTCCCCATCAACACGTATGGGCCAGGTAAAATCCCCCAGGGTGGCGAgtgtgggccatagtttggagacctccTGCTCTAGAGGAGGTCTTACTTTTTGTGCATATGCTTACTTTTTGTGCTTCTCCAGCCATGCGGCACTATCTGCAAGAAGACAGAAGTTCTCAGAGACCAGCAGATCAAGGAGGCTTTCGTGATTGGTTTCTGCATAGAGCTTCAGTAAAGCCGTGTCAATGTCTTCCTTGTAGCCATTTGCAATGTCAGTACTGCGCACCTCGCTCAAGTAGCTCATAAGAAACCGTTTGCACCTGGCCATCTTCTCCTGGTCCCCTTGCGTCAATTGGTTCAAATCAGCATATTCATGGAGAGGAGGATGAGATCGCATGAAGGAAGAGGAGGTAGGCAACAGGAAGGGGTAGAGAGAGATCAGTTCCCGGACATCCAGCTGGCTGCTTCTGCAATTACAGTGTCAAACTAAATGAAGCAAAAAGAAAGAAGTATACAAAgacaaacaccccctcccccccacacacaggaaATGAGCCATGTAGCAAAACAGAATTGGGACATTGTTACAGCTGCACAATTGCGAAATTAAATGCTAGCATATGAAATGCTTTACACACTTATTGTATCAAAGAAAATGTTCTGCTAATATAATCAAGTACCATTCCCATAGATACACTAACATACTACAAGACCTGAATTAAAAAGAGCCATCAGTGAGAAGACTCCCCACAGCCTTCCACGCAAGTCTTACACTTATGCCTGCGAAAGCCCCATTTACAAGGCCCACCAGAGTTCAGACAGAATTGCCACACATCAGTGATTCCCTACTCCCTTTGAGCTGAAGAATCTATTTCTCCTTGGAGGACCTCTGAAAGATAGTATGCAGCTGGAAAGGAGCGGAGAAACAATTTAGCAGGCTTCATGTTTCAGACAAATTTTAATGCTTACTTTCATTGAAAGGGTAACAAATCTGATCAACAACCACAAGATTTGTAGTCACCAGGCTCTTCTCCAAGGGGCAAGATTTTGTCCCTGAGCTTATACCGCATATCCAAAATGTGCAAGGACAGAGACAATCCGCTGCTCCTCAACCCTGATTCAAGGTGGGTGAAGAAGAGGCACTGTTCCCCAGCCTCTCCTCTAGCTTcgtgttaaaaaaaaacttccaccACTTAAGTTAGAACTTAGATGCTTGGCAGATGATTGCACAAGGTGCTCCTTGCAAATGCCATGACCAAAACAAGCCCTTCATCCTTCTCTAGCTCTGAGCTACAGTTGGGTAAAAGATGAAGGGTCTGTCATTTTAGCTTTGAGCTCCCAGCAAATACAAGCCCTTCactttccctctctccctttcctgCCCTAAGAGCAAGACAAGTCCACTGACAGAAAAGGTGAGTATAATCTTTCTGCACCATCACATGTTCAGCATACAGGAATCAATGCCAAAAGGACCTTGGTATACTGTAtatcagtggtccccaaacattttagcattgccACCCACgtaaaaaggtttcactttaccagctgctcaaacgTCTATGGttataatggtaattgggcagcagtatcCCCCCCAAGTAGCACAGGCCTGTACAGGTTAAGCAGGTTGCTTAGCTCTTGATCCACCTAagctaatctaccctgtcagtttcacaaaccaccaaaaattggtttcacaaaccaccaaaaattgggccacagtcccaccatttgggaaccgctgcagtaCATATTTGATGTCATCACTTGATCATAAAGAGTGGCTCCATATTTATCTTGatttgctgtttttaattttgtgCCTTTCAAAGGTTTCAACCCAACCTCACTGAAAAATCTCAAAAATTAAGGGCCTTCAGATTCAAGTGCATGAATTTAATCAGGACTCGATTAACACTGCATGAGAAATTCCCATCCTTTACAAAGGATTACCTGAAGAGTTCTTTTGCTTCTAGGAACTGAAGCTGTGCAAACTGTATAAATCCTGCTTGCTGCAGGATTCGTCTGTACATTATCTGCAAAGGAAATGGGAGGGGAGgtttttcagtgtgcaaagctgAAAAATATTCATTAGCATTATGTTGCTATATATTAATTAGCATTATATAACaatgaaatggaaaacaaaactgatcAAGGCTTTTGGGTGGCTCTTGGTATCTGTAGGGGTtctgagctgtgctccagttgggtcCAGAGGCCCCCCTCTGAGTGCCAAAaagcatgacttccagttttcaagttTTTGGTCCTCAGAAGGACCTCCAGACTCGATCAGAGCACTGCTCTGGTCAGGTTCAGAGGGCTACAGGTGGCCCACCCCACAGGTTCAATACTCATGGATATTCAAATTCGCT
This portion of the Tiliqua scincoides isolate rTilSci1 chromosome 3, rTilSci1.hap2, whole genome shotgun sequence genome encodes:
- the TGFBRAP1 gene encoding transforming growth factor-beta receptor-associated protein 1 gives rise to the protein MSVKAFRLVPAVEREMLMSDKARINIECIECCGKNLYIGTNDGSIYHFLLEEKNAPAEKTTFSVTKQLHKSLSFRKAVGELKAASALDRLLVLCDSTITLVNMMNLEPIPTGAKIKGAVTFTLNENPVNGDPFCVEVCIVSVKRRTIQLFLVYEDRVQIVKEVFTQEQPCAVAVDGHYLCLALTTQYIILNYDTGVSQDLFPYSSEERRPIVKRIGRQEFLLAGPGGLGMFATVDGVSQHAPVHWSENVIGAALCFPYVVALDEEFITVHSMLDQQQKQTLPFKDGHILQDFEGKVIVATNKGVYILVPLPLERQIQDLLASRRVEEALVLAKGARRNIPKEKFQIMYRRILQQAGFIQFAQLQFLEAKELFRSSQLDVRELISLYPFLLPTSSSFMRSHPPLHEYADLNQLTQGDQEKMARCKRFLMSYLSEVRSTDIANGYKEDIDTALLKLYAETNHESLLDLLVSENFCLLADSAAWLEKHKKFFALGLLYHSNGQDAAALQLWVKIVNGEIQDSTRTDLYEYIVDFLTSCLDHELVWKYAEWVLQRNEEIGVYIFTKRPAEEEQQKNSFNPEDVISCLNKYPKSLVKYLEFLVLERRIKKEKYHTHLAVLYLEEVLHGKSQEGAESCTEMSTTQAKLRSLLQKSDLYRIHFILDKISGTNLHMECAILYGKLEEHDKALHILVHELKDFAAAEDYCMWNSENKGPPCRRKLFHMLLSAYLNSSPSKHELLVAAVDLLNSHAAEFDAASVLQLIPDSWSVQLLSSFLTGAVRESIHAQRMTQLALGLAKAENIIYKHEKVKLKGSPIVLSDRKVCQVCQSPFSEPVFVRYPNGGMAHTHCAANKLVNSNTNHHLSSPSGRT